In Priestia megaterium NBRC 15308 = ATCC 14581, the following proteins share a genomic window:
- the secY gene encoding preprotein translocase subunit SecY, protein MFQTISNLMRVREIRQKIFFTLLMLIVFRIGTFIPVPSVNTDVLKLQDGLNVFGVLNTFGGGALKNFSILAMGIMPYITASIIVQLLQMDVVPKFTEWSKQGDVGRRKLAQVTRYGTIVLGFIQALGMSIGFNNISGGQLIANPGISTYLLIATVLTAGTAFLMWLGEQITAKGVGNGISIIIFAGIAAGIPTTLNQIYAQQFEDVGDQLFIRIVTVVLIAIAVLAIIVGVIYFQQALRKIPIQYAKGSAGRNPVGGQSTHLPLKVNAAGVIPVIFAVSFIITPPTIASFFGPNDVTAWIQNTFDYTKPIGMIVYVALIIAFCYFYTFVQVNPEQVAENLKKQGGYIPGIRPGKSTQAYLTKVLYRLTLIGSIFLALIAVLPVLFIKIANLPSSAQIGGTSLLIVVGVALETMKQLESQLVKRHYKGFIK, encoded by the coding sequence ATGTTTCAAACAATCTCCAATTTAATGCGCGTGCGTGAAATAAGACAAAAAATCTTTTTCACTTTGTTAATGTTAATTGTCTTCCGAATTGGTACATTTATTCCTGTACCTAGTGTTAATACGGATGTACTAAAATTGCAAGATGGGTTAAATGTATTCGGGGTTCTGAATACATTTGGCGGCGGCGCGTTAAAAAACTTCTCCATTCTTGCTATGGGCATTATGCCTTATATTACAGCATCCATCATCGTCCAATTATTACAGATGGATGTTGTACCTAAGTTTACAGAATGGTCAAAGCAGGGAGATGTTGGGCGCCGTAAATTAGCTCAAGTAACTCGTTATGGAACAATTGTGCTTGGATTTATCCAGGCTTTAGGTATGTCTATAGGATTCAACAATATTTCGGGCGGACAATTGATCGCTAATCCAGGAATTTCTACGTATCTTCTAATTGCTACAGTGTTAACGGCAGGTACTGCCTTCTTAATGTGGTTAGGAGAGCAGATTACTGCAAAAGGCGTAGGTAACGGTATTTCTATCATTATCTTTGCTGGGATTGCAGCTGGTATTCCGACAACATTAAATCAAATTTATGCACAGCAATTTGAAGACGTTGGGGATCAATTATTCATTCGTATCGTAACGGTAGTTTTAATTGCGATTGCAGTTTTAGCTATTATTGTTGGGGTTATTTACTTCCAACAAGCGCTACGAAAAATTCCTATTCAATATGCAAAGGGTTCAGCTGGTCGTAATCCTGTTGGAGGTCAATCCACTCATTTGCCGTTAAAAGTAAATGCAGCTGGGGTTATTCCTGTTATCTTTGCAGTTTCATTTATTATTACACCACCAACAATTGCATCATTTTTCGGTCCAAATGATGTAACGGCGTGGATTCAGAATACATTTGACTATACTAAGCCAATTGGTATGATAGTGTATGTAGCGTTAATCATTGCTTTTTGTTACTTCTATACTTTTGTTCAAGTTAACCCTGAACAAGTAGCAGAGAACTTGAAAAAGCAAGGTGGCTACATCCCAGGCATCCGTCCTGGTAAAAGCACACAAGCTTATTTAACGAAAGTGTTATATCGTCTGACATTAATCGGTTCGATATTCCTTGCGTTAATTGCTGTGTTGCCGGTTCTGTTCATCAAAATTGCAAACTTACCATCATCTGCTCAGATCGGCGGTACTAGTTTGTTAATTGTTGTCGGTGTAGCTCTTGAGACAATGAAACAGCTTGAGAGTCAATTAGTGAAACGCCATTATAAGGGATTTATTAAGTAA
- a CDS encoding adenylate kinase produces the protein MNLVLMGLPGAGKGTQAEKIVEHYDIPHISTGDMFRAAIKEGTQLGLKAKSFMDQGNLVPDEVTIGIVRERLNKQDCENGFLLDGFPRTVAQAEALETITKELNKQIDYVINIDVDQSILMERLTGRRICKDCGATYHLVFNPPAKEGVCDKCGGELYQRADDNAETVSTRLSVNVKQSQPLLDFYQEKGYLRNINGNQDINIVFEDVRQLLAGVKQ, from the coding sequence ATGAATTTAGTGTTAATGGGCCTTCCTGGTGCTGGGAAAGGTACTCAAGCAGAAAAAATCGTTGAGCATTACGATATCCCTCATATCTCAACAGGAGATATGTTCCGAGCTGCAATTAAAGAAGGAACGCAACTAGGTTTAAAAGCTAAATCATTTATGGATCAAGGTAACCTTGTTCCTGATGAAGTAACAATTGGAATTGTGCGCGAGCGTTTAAACAAACAAGATTGTGAAAACGGCTTTTTACTTGATGGCTTCCCAAGAACAGTAGCCCAAGCAGAAGCTCTTGAAACAATTACAAAAGAACTAAACAAGCAAATTGATTATGTGATTAATATTGATGTAGATCAAAGCATTTTAATGGAGCGTCTCACTGGACGCCGCATTTGTAAAGATTGCGGAGCTACTTACCACTTAGTATTCAATCCTCCTGCGAAAGAAGGAGTTTGTGACAAATGTGGCGGAGAGCTTTACCAACGTGCAGATGACAATGCTGAGACGGTTTCAACTAGACTTTCAGTTAATGTTAAACAATCTCAACCTCTACTTGATTTCTATCAAGAAAAAGGTTATCTACGCAATATTAATGGTAATCAAGATATTAACATTGTGTTTGAGGATGTTCGTCAATTACTTGCTGGGGTTAAGCAATGA
- the map gene encoding type I methionyl aminopeptidase, with product MIICKTPEEIEVMREAGRIVALTHQELKKHIAPGITTIELDAIAENFIRQHDAIPSFKGYNGFRGSVCASVNEELVHGIPGERKLNEGDIISLDIGAKFGGYHGDSAWTYGVGKISLENQELLNVTEQSLYKGLAEAKPGERLSNISHAIQQYAESRNFSIVREYVGHGVGKDLHEDPQVPHYGPPNKGPRLRPGMVLAVEPMVNAGMRYVKTLPDNWTVVTVDGKMCAHFEHTIAITETGYEILTAL from the coding sequence ATGATCATTTGCAAGACACCAGAGGAAATTGAGGTCATGCGTGAAGCTGGAAGAATTGTGGCTTTAACTCATCAAGAGTTAAAAAAGCATATCGCTCCAGGTATTACGACTATAGAATTGGATGCAATTGCTGAAAATTTTATTCGTCAACATGATGCAATTCCGTCTTTTAAAGGGTATAATGGTTTTCGCGGCAGTGTATGTGCTTCTGTGAATGAAGAATTAGTTCATGGTATTCCGGGTGAACGCAAGCTTAATGAAGGAGATATCATCAGTTTAGACATCGGAGCTAAATTCGGTGGCTATCACGGTGATTCAGCTTGGACATATGGAGTAGGAAAGATTTCATTAGAAAATCAAGAGCTGCTTAATGTGACTGAGCAATCTCTCTACAAGGGATTAGCAGAAGCTAAGCCGGGTGAGCGTTTGTCGAATATTTCACATGCTATTCAACAGTACGCAGAATCACGTAACTTTTCGATTGTAAGAGAATATGTTGGCCATGGGGTCGGCAAAGACTTACATGAAGATCCGCAAGTACCTCATTATGGTCCACCGAATAAAGGACCGCGTCTACGTCCAGGCATGGTATTGGCAGTTGAGCCAATGGTGAATGCTGGTATGCGATATGTAAAAACATTACCTGATAACTGGACAGTTGTCACAGTAGATGGTAAAATGTGTGCGCACTTCGAACATACTATTGCAATTACTGAGACGGGATATGAAATTCTGACAGCATTGTAA
- the infA gene encoding translation initiation factor IF-1, translating to MAKDDVIEVEGTVAETLPNAMFKVELENGHTVLAHVSGKIRMHFIRILPGDKVTVELSPYDLTRGRITYRFK from the coding sequence ATGGCAAAAGACGATGTAATTGAAGTTGAAGGTACAGTTGCTGAAACTTTACCTAACGCTATGTTCAAGGTAGAATTAGAAAATGGTCATACAGTACTTGCTCACGTATCAGGAAAAATTCGCATGCATTTCATTCGAATCTTACCTGGTGATAAAGTAACTGTAGAATTGTCACCATACGATTTAACTCGCGGTAGAATTACGTACCGTTTCAAATAA
- the rpmJ gene encoding 50S ribosomal protein L36 — protein sequence MKVRPSVKPICEKCKVIRRKGKVMVICENPKHKQKQG from the coding sequence ATGAAAGTCAGACCATCAGTTAAACCAATCTGCGAAAAATGTAAAGTTATCCGTAGAAAAGGTAAAGTAATGGTAATTTGTGAAAACCCTAAGCATAAACAAAAACAAGGTTAA
- the rpsM gene encoding 30S ribosomal protein S13 — MARIAGVDIPRDKRVVISLTYIFGIGRPTAEKVLAEAGVSEDTRVRDLTEEELGKIRDILDSYKVEGDLRREVSLNIKRLIEIGSYRGIRHRRSLPVRGQNSKNNARTRKGPRRTVANKKK; from the coding sequence ATGGCACGTATTGCTGGTGTTGATATTCCTCGTGACAAGCGTGTAGTAATTTCATTAACATACATTTTCGGTATTGGTCGTCCAACTGCTGAAAAAGTTCTAGCTGAAGCTGGAGTTTCTGAAGATACTCGCGTTCGTGACTTAACAGAAGAAGAATTAGGTAAAATTCGTGATATTTTAGATAGCTATAAAGTAGAAGGCGATCTTCGTCGTGAAGTTTCTTTAAACATCAAACGTTTAATTGAGATTGGTTCATACCGTGGTATCCGCCACCGTCGTAGTTTACCAGTTCGTGGTCAAAACAGTAAAAACAATGCTCGTACACGTAAAGGCCCACGCCGTACTGTAGCGAACAAGAAGAAATAA
- the rpsK gene encoding 30S ribosomal protein S11, with product MARKTNTRKRRVKKNIEAGVAHIRSTFNNTIVTITDVHGNAIAWSSAGALGFRGSRKSTPFAAQMAAETAAKVSMDNGMKTLEVTVKGPGAGREAAIRALQAAGLEVTAIKDVTPVPHNGCRPPKRRRV from the coding sequence ATGGCACGTAAAACTAATACACGTAAACGTCGCGTGAAAAAGAATATTGAAGCTGGTGTAGCTCATATTCGCTCAACGTTTAACAACACTATTGTAACAATTACAGATGTTCACGGTAATGCGATTGCTTGGTCTAGTGCAGGCGCACTTGGCTTCAGAGGTTCTCGTAAATCTACTCCATTTGCTGCGCAAATGGCTGCTGAAACTGCTGCTAAAGTTTCTATGGATAACGGAATGAAAACTCTTGAAGTTACAGTTAAAGGCCCTGGTGCTGGTCGTGAAGCAGCTATCCGTGCTCTTCAAGCTGCAGGTTTAGAAGTAACAGCTATTAAAGATGTTACTCCTGTACCTCACAACGGATGCCGCCCACCAAAACGTCGTCGTGTATAA
- a CDS encoding DNA-directed RNA polymerase subunit alpha, which translates to MIEIEKPKIETVEISDDRKYGKFVVEPLERGYGTTLGNSLRRILLSSLPGAAVTSIQIEGVLHEFSTVPGVVEDVTNIILNVKKLALKIYSDEEKTLEIDVKGPGTVTAADIQADSDIEVLNPDLHIATLESDAHFRMRLTARTGRGYNPADANKREDQPIGVLPIDSIYTPVTRVSYYVENTRVGQMTNYDKLTLDVWTDGSIEPEKAVALGAKILTEHLNIFVNLTDEAQKAEIMVEKEEDQKEKVLEMTIEELDLSVRSYNCLKRAGINTVQELANKTEEDMMKVRNLGRKSLEEVKAKLEELGLGLRKDD; encoded by the coding sequence TTGATAGAGATTGAAAAGCCAAAAATCGAAACGGTAGAAATCAGCGATGATAGAAAGTACGGTAAATTCGTCGTCGAACCACTTGAGCGTGGATATGGTACTACTTTGGGTAACTCCTTACGTCGTATCCTATTATCCTCACTCCCTGGTGCAGCTGTAACATCTATTCAAATTGAAGGTGTATTACATGAATTTTCAACAGTTCCTGGAGTTGTTGAAGATGTAACAAACATCATTTTAAACGTTAAAAAGTTAGCGTTAAAGATTTACTCTGATGAAGAGAAAACACTTGAGATCGATGTTAAAGGTCCTGGTACAGTAACGGCTGCTGACATTCAAGCAGACAGCGATATCGAAGTTCTAAATCCAGATCTTCATATTGCAACACTTGAGTCAGATGCTCATTTCCGTATGAGACTTACTGCTCGCACAGGTCGAGGTTATAATCCTGCCGATGCTAACAAGCGTGAAGACCAACCAATTGGTGTACTTCCAATTGATTCAATCTATACGCCTGTTACTCGCGTATCGTATTATGTAGAGAATACTCGTGTTGGTCAAATGACAAATTACGATAAGTTAACGTTGGATGTTTGGACTGACGGTAGCATTGAGCCAGAAAAAGCTGTTGCTTTAGGTGCAAAGATTCTAACTGAACACTTAAATATCTTCGTTAACTTAACAGATGAAGCTCAAAAAGCAGAGATTATGGTAGAAAAAGAAGAAGACCAGAAAGAAAAAGTTCTAGAGATGACGATCGAGGAACTGGATTTATCTGTTCGTTCTTACAACTGCTTAAAACGAGCAGGCATCAATACTGTACAAGAGCTTGCTAATAAAACAGAAGAAGATATGATGAAAGTTCGTAACTTAGGCCGTAAATCTTTAGAAGAAGTTAAAGCTAAACTTGAAGAATTAGGTTTGGGTCTACGTAAGGACGACTGA
- the rplQ gene encoding 50S ribosomal protein L17 codes for MSYRKLGRTSAQRKALLRDLTTDLIISERIETTEARAKELRSTVEKMITLGKRGDLHARRQAASYIRNEVANEEAGQSALQKLFSDIATRYEDRQGGYTRILKVGPRRGDGAPMVIIELV; via the coding sequence ATGTCTTACCGTAAATTAGGTCGTACAAGCGCACAACGCAAGGCGCTTCTTCGTGATTTAACAACTGATTTAATCATCAGTGAACGCATTGAGACAACTGAAGCTCGTGCAAAAGAATTACGTTCAACTGTTGAAAAAATGATTACTTTAGGTAAACGTGGAGATCTACACGCTCGTCGTCAAGCTGCATCTTACATCCGTAATGAAGTAGCTAACGAAGAAGCTGGTCAAAGCGCTTTACAAAAACTATTCAGCGATATTGCTACTCGCTACGAAGATCGCCAAGGCGGTTACACTCGTATCTTAAAAGTTGGACCTCGCCGTGGTGACGGTGCTCCAATGGTTATCATTGAATTAGTTTAA
- a CDS encoding energy-coupling factor ABC transporter ATP-binding protein, which produces MKEMSLEVKDLCFRYDPEADLTLDHLSLSAYKGEWLAIAGHNGSGKSTLARILNGLLLPEKGTVRVGDTLLSEETIWDVRKQIGMVFQNPDNQFVGSTVQDDIAFGLENNGIPFEIMEKRIPEAIEMVNMSAFLDQEPHQLSGGQKQRVAIAGIIAVQPSVIILDEATSMLDPIGRTEVLETVRKLKEEKQLTVISITHDLDEVAMADRVVVMNKGKIYATGTPREVFALGSKLTDIGLDLPFSVKLSHRFASVGIPLSKIHLTDEDLVDELWTLYSKK; this is translated from the coding sequence TTGAAAGAAATGTCTTTAGAGGTAAAAGATTTATGCTTTCGATACGATCCTGAAGCAGACCTAACATTAGATCACCTTTCTCTCTCTGCTTATAAAGGTGAATGGTTAGCGATAGCTGGACATAATGGATCTGGTAAGTCGACGCTGGCACGAATTCTAAATGGCCTTTTGCTACCTGAAAAAGGAACGGTTCGAGTGGGCGATACTCTTTTATCTGAAGAAACAATATGGGATGTGCGCAAGCAGATTGGAATGGTGTTTCAAAATCCAGATAATCAATTTGTTGGCTCAACCGTTCAAGACGATATTGCGTTTGGGCTTGAAAACAACGGGATTCCATTTGAGATTATGGAAAAACGTATACCTGAAGCAATCGAAATGGTCAATATGAGTGCTTTTCTGGATCAAGAGCCTCATCAGCTATCAGGTGGACAAAAACAGCGTGTGGCCATTGCGGGTATAATTGCCGTACAGCCATCTGTCATCATTCTAGATGAAGCAACATCTATGTTAGATCCTATTGGGCGAACTGAAGTACTTGAAACTGTTAGAAAATTAAAAGAAGAAAAACAACTGACGGTTATTTCAATTACTCACGATTTAGATGAAGTAGCAATGGCTGACAGAGTCGTTGTTATGAACAAAGGGAAGATCTATGCAACAGGTACTCCACGCGAAGTATTTGCATTAGGTTCCAAGTTAACGGATATTGGACTAGACTTGCCGTTTTCTGTTAAACTAAGCCATCGTTTTGCTTCCGTAGGAATTCCTTTATCAAAAATTCATTTAACAGATGAGGACTTGGTGGACGAACTATGGACATTATATTCAAAGAAGTAG
- a CDS encoding energy-coupling factor ABC transporter ATP-binding protein: MDIIFKEVEHRYQVNTPFERIALHDLNLNIQSGTFLAVIGHTGSGKSTIIQHLNALLKPTAGEIQIGERTIKANRKEKNLKAIRQQVGVVFQFPEHQLFEETVEKDIAFGPMNYGVSEEEAKQKARELIKLVGLPEDILARSPFDLSGGQMRRVAIAGILAMNPNVLILDEPTAGLDPRGRQEIMNMIYRLHKEKGLTTILVTHSMEDAAMYADELIVMNKGTIAMKGSPREVFGQHTQLKEYGLDVPESLRFMLKLQEKFQLEASDTVITFSEVVEKVQHLMQQGERL, translated from the coding sequence ATGGACATTATATTCAAAGAAGTAGAGCACCGTTATCAAGTTAATACACCATTTGAACGAATTGCTCTACATGACTTAAATTTAAACATTCAATCAGGTACATTTTTGGCTGTTATTGGCCATACTGGTTCTGGGAAATCAACAATCATACAGCATCTGAATGCCTTATTGAAGCCAACTGCTGGTGAAATTCAAATCGGTGAGCGCACCATTAAAGCCAATCGAAAAGAAAAGAATTTAAAAGCTATTCGGCAGCAAGTAGGCGTGGTGTTTCAATTTCCAGAACATCAGCTTTTTGAAGAAACGGTGGAAAAAGATATAGCTTTTGGACCAATGAATTATGGCGTTTCGGAAGAAGAAGCAAAGCAAAAAGCAAGAGAGCTTATCAAGTTAGTAGGGTTGCCAGAAGACATTCTCGCCAGATCTCCTTTTGATTTGAGTGGTGGACAAATGCGTCGTGTAGCGATAGCAGGTATTCTAGCGATGAATCCTAATGTGCTAATTTTAGATGAGCCAACTGCTGGATTAGACCCTAGAGGGCGTCAAGAAATTATGAATATGATTTATCGTCTTCATAAAGAAAAAGGCTTGACGACGATTCTCGTGACTCACAGCATGGAAGATGCAGCTATGTACGCAGATGAGCTAATTGTGATGAATAAGGGAACGATTGCGATGAAAGGGTCACCTAGAGAAGTATTTGGTCAGCATACGCAGTTAAAAGAATATGGATTGGATGTTCCAGAATCGCTTCGCTTTATGCTGAAGCTGCAAGAGAAATTTCAGCTTGAAGCATCGGATACGGTTATTACCTTTTCTGAGGTGGTAGAGAAAGTGCAGCACCTTATGCAGCAAGGTGAACGATTATGA
- a CDS encoding energy-coupling factor transporter transmembrane component T family protein translates to MMNSIIIGKYVPGHSVVHRMDPRAKLLLVFAYVLIVFLANNPIGYAFLGVYTLMIVAMSKVPVSFILRGLKPVMFIIIITFLLHIFMTKEGPLLFEWGWFSVYKGGLIQGVLISLRFLFLILITTMLTLTTTPIEVTDGMESLLNPFKKLKLPVHELALMMSISLRFIPTLMEETDKIIKAQTARGVDFSSGPVTDRLKAVVPLLVPLFIGSFKRAEELAIAMEARGYKGGEGRTKYRQLKWGSIDTIMLLLLLAVAVVLVLIRT, encoded by the coding sequence ATGATGAACTCAATCATTATTGGTAAGTATGTGCCGGGTCATTCGGTTGTCCATCGAATGGATCCTCGGGCCAAGCTGCTTCTCGTATTTGCGTATGTATTAATTGTGTTTTTAGCAAATAACCCTATTGGCTATGCTTTTTTAGGTGTATATACCCTTATGATAGTGGCCATGAGTAAAGTGCCCGTTTCGTTTATTTTAAGAGGGTTAAAGCCCGTTATGTTTATTATTATCATCACGTTTCTATTGCACATTTTTATGACAAAGGAAGGTCCTCTTTTGTTTGAATGGGGATGGTTTTCTGTCTATAAAGGCGGCCTTATTCAAGGTGTTTTAATTTCCTTGCGCTTCTTGTTCTTAATTTTAATTACGACGATGCTAACTTTAACGACTACGCCTATTGAAGTAACAGATGGAATGGAAAGCTTGCTGAATCCATTTAAAAAGCTTAAGCTTCCCGTACACGAATTAGCTTTAATGATGTCCATTTCTCTTCGCTTTATTCCTACATTGATGGAAGAGACAGATAAAATTATTAAAGCGCAGACAGCACGAGGGGTGGACTTTAGCAGCGGCCCCGTTACGGATCGTTTGAAAGCTGTCGTTCCTTTACTTGTTCCTCTATTTATAGGTTCATTTAAGCGTGCTGAAGAGCTGGCTATTGCCATGGAGGCAAGGGGTTATAAAGGCGGAGAAGGGCGTACAAAGTATCGTCAATTGAAATGGGGAAGCATAGATACAATTATGCTTTTACTTCTGCTGGCAGTAGCAGTTGTTTTAGTGCTGATTAGAACGTAA
- the truA gene encoding tRNA pseudouridine(38-40) synthase TruA produces MKRLKCIVAYDGTHFSGYQVQPNKRTVQLEIEAVLEKMHNKKVPIYASGRTDTNVHAQGQVIHFDTNLNIPCDKWKKALNSMLPDDIVMKNVCEVDAHFHARYDVTSKEYRYHILRGEDRNPFTRSYAYHYPYPLDYSKMKKAITYLLGTHDFTSFCSARTEVEDKIRTIYKIDMYEENSQLVFRFVGSGFLYNMVRILVGTLLEVGQGRIEPDAIKDILESKSRPRAGKTAPSQGLYLWRVFYDN; encoded by the coding sequence ATGAAACGTTTAAAATGTATAGTTGCATACGATGGCACACACTTTTCAGGTTATCAAGTTCAGCCCAATAAGCGAACTGTTCAACTGGAGATTGAAGCCGTTTTAGAGAAAATGCATAACAAAAAAGTGCCGATTTACGCCTCTGGACGAACGGACACAAATGTTCATGCACAGGGGCAAGTCATTCATTTTGATACAAACCTAAATATTCCATGTGATAAGTGGAAAAAAGCATTGAATTCAATGCTACCAGATGATATTGTAATGAAGAATGTATGTGAAGTTGATGCACATTTTCACGCCCGGTATGACGTTACTTCAAAAGAGTATCGCTATCATATTTTGCGCGGCGAAGATCGAAATCCTTTCACTCGTTCTTATGCATACCATTACCCTTATCCATTAGACTACTCAAAAATGAAAAAAGCCATCACATATTTACTCGGTACACACGACTTTACAAGCTTTTGTTCAGCGAGAACAGAAGTGGAAGATAAGATTCGTACGATTTACAAGATTGATATGTATGAAGAGAATAGTCAGCTTGTGTTTAGATTCGTTGGAAGTGGCTTTCTGTATAATATGGTTCGTATTCTTGTTGGAACGCTTTTAGAAGTAGGACAAGGCCGTATTGAACCAGATGCTATAAAAGATATTCTAGAAAGCAAATCACGTCCTCGTGCAGGGAAAACTGCGCCTTCGCAAGGACTATATTTATGGCGCGTTTTCTATGACAACTAA
- the rplM gene encoding 50S ribosomal protein L13 — protein sequence MRTTFMAKANEVERKWYVVDAEGKTLGRLASEVASILRGKHKPTFTPHVDTGDHVILINASKIELTGKKLTDKIYYRHSMHPGGLKQRTALEMRTNYSEKMLELGIKGMLPKGSLGRQMFKKLHVYAGEAHPHEAQKPEVYELRG from the coding sequence ATGCGTACAACTTTCATGGCGAAAGCAAACGAAGTAGAGCGTAAATGGTATGTTGTCGATGCTGAAGGTAAAACTTTAGGTCGTTTAGCAAGTGAAGTAGCATCAATCTTACGCGGTAAACATAAACCAACTTTTACACCACATGTTGATACTGGTGATCACGTGATCCTTATCAATGCGTCAAAAATCGAACTAACAGGTAAGAAATTAACTGATAAAATTTATTACCGTCACAGCATGCACCCAGGTGGTTTGAAACAACGTACAGCATTAGAAATGCGTACTAACTACTCTGAGAAAATGCTTGAATTAGGAATCAAAGGCATGCTTCCAAAAGGTAGCCTAGGCCGTCAAATGTTCAAAAAATTACATGTGTATGCTGGTGAAGCACATCCACATGAAGCACAAAAACCAGAAGTTTACGAACTTCGCGGATAA
- the rpsI gene encoding 30S ribosomal protein S9, with protein sequence MAQVQYYGTGRRKSSVARVRLVPGNGRVTINGREIEEYIPFAALREVVKQPLALTETVGNYDVFVNVNGGGYAGQAGAIRHGISRALLEADPEYRGTLKRAGLLTRDARAKERKKYGLKGARRAPQFSKR encoded by the coding sequence TTGGCACAGGTACAATATTACGGAACTGGTCGTCGTAAAAGCTCTGTTGCTCGTGTACGTTTAGTACCAGGTAACGGTCGCGTAACAATCAACGGTCGTGAAATCGAAGAATACATTCCATTTGCTGCACTACGTGAAGTAGTAAAACAACCACTTGCTTTAACTGAAACTGTAGGTAACTATGACGTATTTGTAAACGTTAATGGTGGAGGTTATGCAGGTCAAGCTGGCGCTATTCGTCACGGAATCTCTCGTGCTTTATTAGAAGCAGACCCTGAATACCGTGGAACATTAAAACGTGCTGGTCTATTAACTCGTGACGCTCGTGCGAAAGAACGTAAAAAATACGGTCTTAAAGGCGCTCGTCGTGCACCACAATTCTCAAAACGTTAA
- a CDS encoding DUF2521 family protein, protein MVNEVTYLKEKRYEKEMKYERKVLRELSFDLLQERLRRYFHPMFQWNMLGDEHVEEYCLDIAIESFLLGARVSKRGKGYEDFQKHSKQEESLLIDTLYGAVSMSVTDLYQDGLYYLCQGYVQDWWKEGYRTAEKRRRLRLH, encoded by the coding sequence ATGGTGAACGAGGTTACATATTTAAAAGAAAAACGTTATGAAAAAGAAATGAAATATGAACGCAAAGTCCTAAGAGAACTGTCGTTTGATTTGCTTCAAGAGAGGCTGCGTCGTTATTTTCATCCCATGTTTCAGTGGAATATGCTAGGAGACGAACATGTGGAGGAGTACTGTCTTGATATTGCCATCGAATCATTTTTATTAGGTGCCCGGGTGAGTAAACGTGGTAAAGGCTACGAAGACTTTCAGAAGCACAGTAAGCAAGAAGAGTCTCTTTTAATTGATACATTGTACGGAGCCGTCAGCATGTCTGTAACAGATCTTTATCAAGACGGTCTGTATTATTTGTGTCAAGGATATGTGCAAGACTGGTGGAAAGAAGGTTATCGTACCGCAGAAAAAAGACGTCGGTTACGTTTGCATTAA